One Plasmodium sp. gorilla clade G2 genome assembly, chromosome: 12 genomic window carries:
- a CDS encoding serine/threonine protein kinase, putative: MLKFRSICTTLIGGKVYNINGKTIREEKLISEGAYSFVYMAKDLNTNKSYTIKKTICQDKEKINMAKKEIDILKSLPPHKNIVQYYGSTIISENNYKIVIMLMEYCERGNLLNIFEKNKDKIKEIHIVNILKDIITGLYFLHNQEIPIIHRDIKLENILCDKNGVYKICDFCSHSISNSFFPNDLNKTELNKLKEEIERDTTLIYRPPELIDLYSNLEISCKIDIWMLGCILYLLLFKIHPFQNNNFLSIINASFTIPYSTKYSKRIISILLMTLNKNPKNRIDTPTLLFILENYADLKKWFAYIPADIKKRVNEIFEKMNELNINNKHSDLIEVSHEKLIDVKISSQKYESKVPKCNNNFLKFFTTSNLSGDIFKKKMVTDQNRKEDKQVKHNEGDETEKVANNNNKKDILKGDETEKVAINNNKKDILKGEEASKVANNNNKKDILKGDETEKVANNNNNNNNNDILNDEITNNVAIMDDTVKLPNDNIINNAGNTMDNNKNNKSDEILDNIVNSIDIKNSVPDQSENKSTSHSYNLITIESKETLIIDHMDYNPVGDKMNMDFSFQDTLCINEKKSMNSFSNDLNDIKVERDIQKGDYSENIQVVKNNNDVHQKDLKEVDEGTNLLSLDVFNCEEETNDLKNKKEGDYIKQNCSDFINQNCSDFIYCDTHLNNDINLFDVIQNNDLKKKEEFLNINTNNEYDKNTTTCSNEYYNIGLFYDPWNNNTKDNNIIGGDNYCVNKNNFIYNNDLFFDNYELSTTNNIEKKNHDLKNNCMDINNNIFSNKNYYEHVDKKEKNISYEYNMNHHSIYSSYKNEKRCNLNDIKQNNNNNNNKNNSKYIVSDKNDKFSELLEEFQKCSIK; encoded by the coding sequence ATGCTTAAATTTCGAAGTATCTGTACTACCTTAATTGGTGGTAaggtttataatataaatggtaAGACGATTAGAGAAGAGAAATTAATTTCTGAAGGAGCTTATTCATTTGTTTATATGGCAAAAGATCTGAACACGAATAAATCATATACTATAAAGAAGACTATATGtcaagataaagaaaaaataaacatggctaaaaaagaaatagatatattaaaaagtttACCTcctcataaaaatatagttcAATATTATGGATCAACTATTATTTCTGAGAATAATTACAAAATAGTTATTATGTTAATGGAATATTGTGAGAGAggaaatttattaaatatctttgaaaaaaataaagataagaTTAAAGAAATTcatattgtaaatatattaaaagatataattacaggtttatattttttacataatcAAGAAATTCCAATTATACATCGAGATATTAAACtcgaaaatattttatgtgaTAAAAATggtgtatataaaatttgtGACTTCTGTTCACATTCTATAAgcaattctttttttcctaATGATTTAAACAAAacagaattaaataaattaaaagaagaaattgaGAGAGATACgacattaatatatagacCTCCTGAATTAATTGATTTATATTCAAATCTTGAAATATCTTGTAAAATAGATATATGGATGCTTGgttgtatattatatctacttctttttaaaatacatccttttcaaaataataatttcttatcAATTATTAATGCTAGTTTTACTATTCCTTATTCAACAAAATATTCTAAACGAATTATCTCTATTTTGCTAATGACTCTAAATAAAAATCCAAAAAATCGAATTGATACCCCTactcttttatttattcttgaAAATTATGCAGACCTAAAAAAATGGTTTGCTTACATACCAGCAGACATCAAAAAAAGAGTTAACGaaatttttgaaaaaatgaatgaactcaatattaataataaacacaGTGATCTTATTGAGGTTAGTCATGAGAAACTAATTGATGTTAAAATATCGTCACAAAAATATGAATCCAAGGTTccaaaatgtaataataattttctgAAGTTTTTTACCACCAGTAATTTAAGTGgtgatatttttaaaaaaaaaatggtaaCTGATCAGAATAGGAAGGAAGACAAACAGGTTAAGCACAATGAAGGTGATGAAACCGAAAAAGttgcaaataataataataaaaaggatatattaaaaggtGATGAAACCGAAAAAGTTgcaattaataataataaaaaggatatattaaaaggtGAGGAAGCCAGCAAAGttgcaaataataataataaaaaggatatattaaaaggtGATGAAACCGAAAAAGttgcaaataataataataataataataataatgatatattaaatgatgagATAACCAATAATGTAGCAATTATGGATGATACTGTCAAATTAccgaatgataatattattaacaatGCAGGTAATACAATGGATAACAATAAAAACAACAAATCTGATGAAATATTAGATAATATTGTAAATTCaattgatataaaaaattccGTACCTGACCAGTCAGAAAATAAATCAACTAGCCATTCATACAATTTAATAACAATTGAATCTAAAGAAACATTAATTATTGATCATATGGATTACAATCCCGTTGGCGATAAAATGAACAtggatttttcttttcaggATACTTTATgtataaatgaaaagaaaagcATGAATAGTTTTTCTAATGATTTGAATGATATAAAAGTGGAAAGAGATATTCAAAAGGGTGATTATTCTGAAAATATTCAGgttgtaaaaaataataatgatgtgCATCAAAAGGATTTGAAAGAAGTTGATGAAGGCACCAATTTGTTAAGTCTTGATGTGTTTAATTGTGAGGAAGAAACgaatgatttaaaaaataaaaaggaaggaGATTATATAAAGCAAAATTGTAGTGATTTTATAAATCAAAATTGTAGtgattttatttattgtgaTACCCATTTAAATAACGATATAAATTTGTTTGATGTGATTcaaaataatgatttaaaaaagaaggaagagtttttaaatataaacacaaataatgagtatgataaaaatacaaCAACTTGTAGTAacgaatattataatatcgGTTTATTTTACGACCCTtggaataataatacaaaggataataatatcattggAGGTGATAATTATtgtgtaaataaaaataattttatatataacaatgaTTTGTTTTTCGACAATTATGAATTGTCTACaactaataatatagaaaagaaGAATCATGatcttaaaaataattgtatggatataaataataatatattttctaataagaattattatgaacatgtagacaaaaaagaaaaaaatatttcatatgaatataatatgaatcacCATTCcatatattcttcatataaaaatgaaaaaagatgTAATTTAAATgacataaaacaaaataacaataataataataataagaataattctAAATATATTGTATCAGACAAAAATGATAAGTTTTCAGAATTATTGGAAGAATTTCAAAAATGTTCCATTAAAtga